The following nucleotide sequence is from Pseudomonas sp. S09G 359.
CTTCTCACGAATCTGCAGGCGATAACCCGACGCCACTTCGCGCAGCTCAAAAGCGCGGCCGTCGCAGGATTTGCGCAAAATCTCCAGCGCCTTCTTGAACACCGGCGGCTCGGGGCGCTCGGCTTCTTCAAAGAGTTCGAACAGGCGTTCCAGGGATTGCGGTTTACCCGAGGCCAGGAGAAAGGCCTCCAGCAAGGGCGCCAGTTCGCGGGGTTCAGTCAGATTCATCGACTCAGCTCTTTATTCGGCTCGCGCCCGCACGTGGATAGCCGCAAAAGGCTCATTCTGGACCAGCTCGACCAAGGATTCCTTGACCAGCTCAAGGATCGCCATAAAGGTCACCACCACCCCCAGGCGCCCTTCTTCTGCCGTGAACAGCTCGACAAACGGCACGAACCCGCCACCCTTGAGGCGCTCGAGCACGTCGCTCATGCGCTCGCGGGTCGACAGCGCCTCGCGGCTGACCTGGTGGTGTTCAAACATATCGCCACGGCGCAGCACCTCGGCCATGGACATCAGCAGTTCTTCCAGGCTCACATCCGGCAACAGCTTGCGCGCCCGGGCTTCGGGGGCATCCAGCTTGGGCACCACCAAGTCGCGGCCCACACGGCTCAAGCCGTCGATACCTTCGGCGGCGGCCTTGAAGCGTTCGTACTCCTGCAGGCGGCGGATCAGTTCGGCGCGCGGGTCGTCCTCTTCGGCCTCGATGGTCTCCGAGCGCGGCAACAGCATGCGCGACTTGATCTCGGCGAGCATGGCGGCCATCACCAGGTACTCGGCGGCCAGCTCCAGGCGCACCGACTGCATCAACTCGACATAACCCATGTACTGGCGGGTGATTTCCGCCACCGGGATGTCGAGGATATTGATGTTCTGTTTGCGGATCAGGTACAGCAGCAAGTCCAGCGGGCCTTCGAAGGCTTCGAGGAAGACTTCCAGGGCGTCCGGCGGGATGTACAGGTCCAGCGGCATTTCCATGACCGCCTGGCCATACACCATGGCAAACGGCAATTCCTGCTGGGCGCCCGCCTGGGGGTCGACGGTTTCCACGGCCGACATTCAGGCCTCGACCATAAACGGGGTCGGGTCGCCGCAGCCCACACGCACTACTTCCGGCTCGCCATCGGCCAGGTTGATCACGGTGGAGGCCTTGTTGCCGCCGTAGCCGCCGTCGATGATCAGGTCGACATGCTTTTCCAGCAGGCGGCGCATTTCGTAAGGATCGTACAACGGCTCGGTTTCACCCGGCATGATCAGCGACACGCTCATCAAGGGCTCACCCAACTCTTCGAGCAGCGCCAGCGCAATCGGATGCTCGGGCACGCGCAGGCCGATGGTGCGCTTCTTGGGGTGCAGCAACAGGCGCGGCACTTCGCGGGTGGCGTTGAGAATAAAGGTGTAGGGCCCGGGTGTGTGGGCCTTGAGCAGGCGGAAGGTGCCGGTGTCGACCTTGGCGAACAGCCCCAGCTGGGACAAGTCGCTGCAGATCAGCGCAAAGTTGTGCTTGTCATCCAACTGACGCAGGCGCCTTACACGCTCCACCGCGCCCTTGTCACCGATCTGGCAACCAATGGCGTAGGACGAATCGGTGGGGTAGATCACCACGCCACCGGCGCGAATGATCTCCACGGCCTGTTTGATCAGGCGCGCCTGGGGGTTTTCCGGATGAATCTGGAAGAATTGACTCACGTGTTCTACCTGTTCAGACGGTGGCAATAATGGGGTCATGCTTGAATCGCCCCCACAAGAGCGGCAAATCTTCCGGGACCTGGCGGTACTCGCCGATCTCGGACCAGCCGCCTGGGCCATGAAAGTCACTGCCGGCGCTGACCAGCAGACCAAATTCGCGAGCAAGAATCGCCAGGCTGCCGACCTGATCGGCGGGTTGATGCCCGTTGACCACTTCGATTGCGTGGCCGCCCGCTCCAATATAGTCGCTGATCAGCTTGCGGCGCTTGCTGCGGGTGAAATCGTAATGCCAGGGATGCGCCAGGCTGACCCAGGCCCCGGAGGCCCGCA
It contains:
- a CDS encoding ScpA family protein yields the protein MEVFLEAFEGPLDLLLYLIRKQNINILDIPVAEITRQYMGYVELMQSVRLELAAEYLVMAAMLAEIKSRMLLPRSETIEAEEDDPRAELIRRLQEYERFKAAAEGIDGLSRVGRDLVVPKLDAPEARARKLLPDVSLEELLMSMAEVLRRGDMFEHHQVSREALSTRERMSDVLERLKGGGFVPFVELFTAEEGRLGVVVTFMAILELVKESLVELVQNEPFAAIHVRARAE
- a CDS encoding L-threonylcarbamoyladenylate synthase, with the translated sequence MSQFFQIHPENPQARLIKQAVEIIRAGGVVIYPTDSSYAIGCQIGDKGAVERVRRLRQLDDKHNFALICSDLSQLGLFAKVDTGTFRLLKAHTPGPYTFILNATREVPRLLLHPKKRTIGLRVPEHPIALALLEELGEPLMSVSLIMPGETEPLYDPYEMRRLLEKHVDLIIDGGYGGNKASTVINLADGEPEVVRVGCGDPTPFMVEA